ACGGGCGGCGTTCTCGGCCGTGTACGTCACCCCGTCGTCGGTGCCGGCGTCGTAGACCACGAGGTCGACCGTCGTGCGGTCGATCCACCCGTCGTTCGTGCGGAGGTCGAGGCCGTTCACGCCGACGAACCAGTCCGGGCTGGGCGCGAGCATCGAGACGACGGAGAGGTGCGGGCGGTCGTCGGAGACCGTCACCTCGACCGTCGCGGCGCCGGGCGAGACGCCGACGTAGCCGCCCTCGACGTAGGCCGCGTCGGTGCCGAGGCCGGCGACCTCGCCTCGGAGGAGGTCCGTCGCCCCGGTCTCCGCCATCGACCGGATCCCGTCCGTCGCGGTCCCCCCGACCTCCCACAACGAGAGCCCCCCGACGTGGGCCGCGCCGGTCAGCGTCGAGAAGTGGGCCGACGCCGGAAACATGTCGGGGTGCGACTCGGCGCTCCACGTCGCGTCGAACGTGACGAGGTAGCGGGCCTCCCCGCGCTCGACCTCCCCCAGCTCGTCGTCGTTCTCGGAGAACAGGCCGTCGCAGCCGACGAGGGAGACGAACAGGAGAAGGAGGGCGATGGGCCGCATGGCGCAGGAGGAGGGCTCGGCGACAAGACGTGCCGGCCCGGCGATCTCGTACCTCGTCCTCTGACTCGCTCCGCCTCGGCGCCGAGGCGAGCACACCACCGGCGCGCCCCTACTCCCACTCGATGGTCGCCGGCGGCTTGCTGCTCACGTCGTACGCCACCCGGTTGATGCCGCGGACCTCGTTGATGATCCGGTTCGACGCGCGCCCGAGCACCTCGTACGGCAGCTTCGCCCAGTCCGCCGTCATGCCGTCGGTGGAGGTCACGGCACGGAGGCAGACGGCCTGCTCGTAGGTCCGGTAATCGCCCATCACGCCGACCGACTGGACCGGGAGGAGCACGGCGAAGGCCTGCCACACGTCGTCGTAGGTCCCCGAGGTCTCGAGCTCGTCGAGCCAGATCGTGTCGGCCTGGCGCAGCAGGTCGGCCTTCTCGCGGTCGACGGGGCCGAGGATCCGGACGGCGAGGCCGGGGCCGGGGAACGGGTGCCGGCGGATGATGGCGTCCGGCACGCCGAGCTGGCGGCCGACCTCGCGGACTTCGTCCTTGAACAGCTCCCGGAACGGCTCGACGAGCTCGAAGCCCAGCTTTTCGGGCAGCCCGCCGACGTTGTGGTGCGTCTTGATGGTCGCGCTCGGCCCCTTGAACGAGACCGACTCGATCACGTCCGGGTAGAGCGTGCCCTGCGCGAGGAACCGCGGCTTGTGGCCGAGCTCGGCCGTGACCGCCTCGGTCTCCTGCTCGAACACCTCGATAAAGGTCCGCCCGATGATCCTCCGCTTCTCCTCCGGGTCCGCGACGCCCGCGAGGCGGCCGAGGAAGAGGTCGCTGGCGTCGACGGCGCGGAGGTCGATGTCGAACCCGTCGCGGAACGTCGTCTGGACCTGCTCGAACT
This sequence is a window from Rubrivirga marina. Protein-coding genes within it:
- a CDS encoding spondin domain-containing protein, producing MRPIALLLLFVSLVGCDGLFSENDDELGEVERGEARYLVTFDATWSAESHPDMFPASAHFSTLTGAAHVGGLSLWEVGGTATDGIRSMAETGATDLLRGEVAGLGTDAAYVEGGYVGVSPGAATVEVTVSDDRPHLSVVSMLAPSPDWFVGVNGLDLRTNDGWIDRTTVDLVVYDAGTDDGVTYTAENAARAVRAPIAEVAYAPLTGTTVGTFIVERIEEDGSAGN